A stretch of the Oscillospiraceae bacterium genome encodes the following:
- a CDS encoding DUF4340 domain-containing protein: MKTKGGTTVLSRQKKAILLSVCAIAVLGIAYLILSMTLLKDTSTPAETVDKFGETIGAGGKHTMFQQIERKNIKEIIVTNSKGKYRYYRGDDGKLYIDGAEAVSYDPELISNLVVSCGYPLSLKLLDDPKPYEDYKLTADTCLATFEITALDTGKHYKVYIGMKLLTEGGYYARLDGRDAVYVLDTTLEKSVFADIKDYFVAQLAPNIDQNYYYNITDFLLKKNGEEFVNIIHISDEEKEAEALTTGQKMIYPGNFVPSSYNYSTVILQHFITLVGESVEEYGINKYLTAQTSDEKTKFIEILNKYGFLDENGKFLYELSYSYDNVSTTLYVSKLDENNYYHIYSPRYDIIASMPKDSFSWIEWDLIKYVDSGIFSMNINNVKRIEFTSPSANASFDLSYINEGKKDDLTVMCEQSGKRVTTTNFREFYKQMLYVANAGYADSDNGEAASAQLKIITVDDIVRTYTFYDISSLRSYYTVDGNGNFYVSRSYVKKLIEDISLLLKDDFDVPAGSPDKIVVASRNDF; the protein is encoded by the coding sequence ATGAAGACAAAGGGCGGAACGACCGTTCTGTCGCGCCAGAAAAAAGCCATACTCCTGTCTGTATGCGCCATTGCCGTTCTCGGCATCGCATATCTGATTCTGAGCATGACGCTTTTAAAGGACACTTCGACGCCGGCAGAAACTGTCGATAAATTCGGAGAAACCATCGGCGCCGGCGGCAAGCACACTATGTTTCAGCAGATAGAAAGAAAAAATATAAAGGAAATAATCGTAACAAACTCCAAGGGTAAATACCGTTATTACCGCGGCGACGACGGAAAGCTATATATCGACGGCGCAGAAGCAGTTTCTTACGATCCGGAGCTGATCTCGAATCTCGTCGTCAGCTGCGGATATCCGCTTTCTCTGAAGCTTTTAGACGATCCGAAGCCGTACGAGGATTACAAGCTCACCGCCGATACCTGTCTCGCGACGTTTGAAATAACGGCTCTTGATACCGGCAAGCATTATAAGGTCTATATTGGCATGAAGCTATTAACCGAGGGCGGATATTATGCCCGCCTTGATGGAAGAGACGCGGTCTATGTGCTCGACACCACGCTTGAAAAAAGCGTTTTTGCAGACATAAAAGACTATTTCGTCGCACAGCTCGCGCCCAATATCGATCAGAACTACTACTATAATATCACCGACTTCCTGCTTAAGAAAAACGGAGAAGAATTTGTCAATATCATACACATCTCCGATGAAGAAAAGGAAGCGGAGGCGCTGACCACCGGTCAGAAGATGATCTATCCCGGAAATTTCGTGCCCAGCAGCTATAATTATTCCACCGTAATTCTTCAGCATTTCATCACGCTTGTAGGAGAAAGTGTCGAGGAATACGGCATCAATAAATACCTCACCGCTCAGACAAGCGACGAAAAAACAAAGTTTATTGAAATTCTCAATAAATACGGCTTCCTTGACGAAAACGGCAAATTCTTATATGAACTGAGCTATTCCTATGACAACGTCTCCACGACGCTTTACGTGAGCAAGCTCGACGAGAATAATTATTATCACATTTATTCACCCAGATATGATATAATCGCGTCTATGCCAAAGGATAGCTTTTCCTGGATAGAATGGGATCTGATCAAATATGTCGACAGCGGCATATTCTCAATGAACATCAACAACGTAAAGCGCATTGAATTCACTTCTCCGTCCGCAAACGCCTCCTTTGACCTTTCATATATAAACGAAGGCAAAAAGGACGACCTTACGGTTATGTGCGAACAAAGCGGAAAGCGCGTCACAACGACGAATTTCCGCGAATTCTACAAACAGATGCTGTATGTTGCAAACGCCGGATACGCCGACAGCGACAACGGCGAGGCAGCCAGCGCACAGCTTAAGATAATAACCGTAGACGACATTGTGAGGACATATACCTTCTATGACATATCGTCGCTGCGCAGTTATTACACCGTTGACGGCAACGGCAACTTTTATGTCAGCCGAAGCTATGTCAAAAAGCTGATCGAGGATATATCTCTTCTGCTCAAGGACGATTTTGATGTCCCTGCCGGCAGCCCGGATAAAATCGTAGTGGCTTCCAGAAACGATTTCTGA
- a CDS encoding prolyl-tRNA synthetase associated domain-containing protein encodes MEVFSGRPADLSGRSVKEIRTYDLLDSAGIEYTRADHSAADTMDDCVLIGISLDTHVCKNLFLRNRQATKFYLLMMPADKPFKTKHISAQLGCARLSFAEPEYMETFLGISPGSVSVMGLMNDINCRVNLVVDRELLKEDTIGCHPCVNTSTLKITTGELFGKFLSALHRESRGYITVDLPREENA; translated from the coding sequence ATAGAGGTCTTTTCCGGCCGACCCGCCGATCTTTCCGGAAGATCCGTAAAAGAAATCCGTACATATGATCTCCTTGATTCAGCCGGGATTGAATACACCCGGGCAGATCACTCAGCCGCCGACACTATGGACGACTGCGTCCTGATCGGCATTTCTCTGGATACTCACGTATGTAAAAATCTCTTTTTACGTAACCGACAGGCAACAAAATTTTATCTTCTCATGATGCCCGCCGACAAGCCGTTTAAAACGAAGCATATATCAGCTCAGCTTGGCTGTGCGCGCCTCTCCTTTGCCGAACCTGAATATATGGAGACTTTCCTCGGTATATCGCCTGGCTCTGTCAGCGTCATGGGACTGATGAATGACATCAACTGTCGGGTCAATCTTGTCGTCGACAGAGAGCTTCTGAAAGAAGACACGATCGGCTGCCATCCATGCGTAAACACGTCAACCTTGAAAATCACAACGGGCGAACTGTTCGGAAAATTCCTTTCTGCGCTCCACCGCGAAAGCAGAGGATACATAACGGTCGATCTTCCGAGGGAGGAGAACGCTTAA